GGATTGCGGCAGTCGACCACCTGCAGGCCACCCCGTGTATCCGCCACATAGACTTGTTGTCCCGACACCGCGAGAGACATGGCATTGCCCGCAGTGCTGAGGCTGCCGACCAGTCGTGGCTGTTCCGGGTTGTCGAGATTGTAGATCTGCAAACCCGCCAGGCCGTTGGCGACAAACAGCCGTTGTCCGTCAACAACCAGTGAGGTGGCACAGGCAAACGGCAGCAGATAGTCCGGAAGCGCAACCTTGCCGACCATGACCGGGCGCTCGGGGTGGCGCACATCGACAATAAAGATCCCCATGGAGCCACAGGCAAGATAGGCGTAATCGTTGCTGACGGCAATATCCAGGAATGGATGAGTCACCGGCATGGCTGCCAATGGCCGCATTTTTTCGCCCGGCTTCGCATCAACGACATGCAAGGTGCCGTTCAAATCGGCAACAAAAAGTTTGTGCTGCCGGCAAACCAGCCGTTTCAGTTTGCCCGGCAGGAGCAGAGAGTCATCGATACGGTGTTTCTTATCGCGGAGAGTTATCGCGTGAATGCCCTTCGCACCATCGGCGACAAATACCCGTTGGTCGTCCGCCGCGACATCGATGGCCAGACCCGGCGTATCGACAGTCTCCACCAGACGCAAACCGTCGCGATGATTTTCCAGCACCTGCAAGCCGGACCGGCCTCCGGCAACATAGATCCAACCCCGCTTGGCCAAAAGCCCCTGAGCCACGCCCGGCAGGGTCAAAACGCGGGGCCTGGCCAGATGTGAAACGCAGTCCCGTGATAAGACCTGCAATCCGCGCTTGGCGTCGGCCACCAGAACATGCCTTCCCACGGCTGCAACATCCCAGGAAGCACCGGGCGTATCGATCGCCCCCATAAAATGCAGACCCCCGTCGGCATCCGGCTGAAAAACATGCATCCCTCCCAAATCCGCCGCCACCCACAGCACCCCGTCGATCCATTCAAGGCTGCGGGCGCTTCCGAGCAACGGAGTCGACCCAAGGTGTCTCGGACGTTGAGGTTGTGCTACCGAGATGACCTGGATGCCCCCGGATTTATCGGCCACATAGGCCCGGTTGTCCAGCACCGCTATAGCGGTGGCTTGCCCCGGGGTGTCAACGACGGATACTTTTTCAAGGCCATCGTTCGGCAAGCACCGAAGCACCTGAAAACCCGCCTCACCATCGGCCACGTAAAGATAGCGACCTGCCTTCCAGAGCCCCGACGCAACGCCGGGAGTATCCAGCGTGGTCAGGATACGCGGCTGATCCCGCAGATCGACAACATGCACCCCGGCGGGACCGTCGGCAACATAGGCCCGGTCCCCCTCCACGATAATGTCCAGGACCGTGCCCGGGGTATCCAGGGATGCCAGCAATCGTGGGTTTTCCGGGTGTTCCACGTCCACGACATGCACCCCATCCTTGTAGGCCGCGACATAAACCCGTGCATCCTGAACCGCCAATTTCCACGGCCATCCCGACAGCTTGAGAGCTCCGACCATTTTGGGTCGGGTGACATCCGCCAGATCGACGACCTGCAGACCACGGATGGTATCACCGAGAAAACCGAGATGACCTCGAGCCGCGACCGCTTTGGCGATCCCCCAACTCGGCATCTTCCCTACAATCGCGAAGTGGTTACCGATATCCAGATTGAGAAAAGCCTTCAAGTCCTGAGAAAACCCCTGACCGCATAGCGTGATCAACGAACCGTCCGCCGTTTTTCTGTTCCTGCTTTGCAGGGAAGTAACCACGATCTCTTCAGGCAGCGGCACGGGTTTAAAAATGCTGAAGAGCAGAAAGCCGACCAATGCCAGGTAGGCCAGGGCACAACCGCCGGACACAAGAAAAAGTCGATTAATTCCGGGGCGCATGATTTATCCAATCATCGGGAGCAAGCAAAGACGCATCGTTTCTTTCAGGGCTGCCGGGCACCCACTTCCGGATCAGCCGGAACAAATGCTCGTGTTTGAACGGCTTTGCCAGATAGTCGTCCATACCGCACTGGCGGCATTGGTCATCGATTTCGCCTCGGGAGTGAGCCGTCAGAGCGATGATGGGAGCCTTGATGCCGGCATGACGCAATTGCGCCGCGGCCTGGTAACCATCCATGATTGGCATCTGGCAATCCATCAGTATCAAGTCAAAAATCTGCTCCATGGCTTCAGCAACCGCCTGTTCGCCATTTTCCGCGGCAACCACTTGGCAACCACGACTCTGCAGGCTGATGGTAATCATGCGGCGGGTGGTGGGATTGTCTTCAGCCAGCAAGACGCGCGGCCTCTGGACGAACTTCTGCCCGTTTTCCGCCAGTCCTGAAACCGTCGCTGCCGTCTCCGGTTCGCATGCAACAACATCTACCGGCAACCCCGCAACCATTCTGTGCAATTGTGACGGACATACGGGCTTTACCAGCACCTCCCACAGGGAACCGCTGCCCCCTTCGGGGCAGAGAAGACCACGCGGGGTCATCACCACCCGACGGCAGTTTTTTGGGCAGTTTTTTTCGAAGTGATCATGCAGTACAGGGTTGTCCCGCAGCAAACAGGCATCCGTCAGCACCAGCCGCAGGTTGGCCCCGCGACATGAGTCCGCAATCATTTCATCGCTCAAAGGAGCATTGAGGGAGAGGGTCTCCACAGCGAGATGCATGGCGTCGAGTTGTTCCACCAGCATATCGCGAAGCCCCGTATGAGCCACGGCCACCAGCGCTTTTGCCGCAGCCTGTCCCGGTGGCGGAACTGTCCCCGGCCAGCACCTGTCTTCGTGCTTTTGCAAAGGGATGCAGCAGGTAAACACCGACCCGTCCCCCCTGGCGCTTTCAAGGTGAATATGTCCCCCCATGTGCTCAATCAGTTGTTTGACAATCGCCAGGCCGAGCCCGGTTCCGCCAAAATGCCTGGTGGTCGAACTGTCCGCCTGCGAAAAAGATTCGAAAATCCTTTGCTGGGCCTCGGGCTCGATGCCGATGCCGGTATCCCTTACCTCCAGGTAAATGCAAGCCCCGGAGTCATCCTCTTCCCTGCAGCCAAAGCGGACCGTCACGTCTCCCCGTTCGGTAAACTTGACGGCATTGCCGACCAGATTGAACACAATTTGCCGCAGGCGGGCTGGATCGCCGAGCAGGGAAACGGGGGTGCCGGGATCAATGCGGCATATCAGCTCCAGGTTTTTGTCATGGGCGGCCTTGGCCAGCAGCGCCACCGGTTCTTCGACAACTGCCAGCAGATTGAAAGGAACCGTCTCCAGCACCAGTCGCCCGGCTTCAATCTTGGAAAAGTCAAGAATATCGTTGAGAATGTTCAACAGGGATTCGCCGGAGCCCTGTATCATATGCGCCAGCTCTCGTTGCTGGCCATCCAGTCCGGTCTTCAGAAGAAGCTCGGACACGCCGATAACACCGATCATAGGTGTGCGGATTTCATGGCTCATATTGGCCAGAAACCTTGATTTGGCCTGATTGGCAGCCTCGGCCGCTTGCCGCGCCCTGGCGAGTTGTTCGACCGTTTGATGTAGTTCATCGTTGGTCTCACGCAACTCCCGGGTCTGTTTCAGAACCTGCTCTTCCAGATGGTAACGGTACTCTTCCAGCTGTTTGTCGCGGCTTTCGAGCTGTTCAAGCATCCGGTTGAATCCCTGGAACAGAACGCCAACCTCGTCGTTGGCAGGATTGACCACCCGCACGGAGAAATCCTGGCTGCCCGATACCACGCGCATCTTGTTCGCAAGATGCAGGATCGGGCGGGACACCAGACTCTGCAGATACCTTGCGACAAAATAGCCCGTAAGGCATGACAGGGCAAGCACCGCCAGGACGCTCAGGGCATACGATCTCAGCCACAGATAAAACTCACCGAGGCCGGACTGCAGATAGACCATGCCGATGGTGCGGCCCATATGCCGCACCGGAACAACAACCGCCAGGGAGCGGGGAGAAAAAGAATGAACTCTTTGATCCGTCTCGACCGTCCGGGCGAGCAGTTCGAAGGTGGAAGGGTCCATCCCGGCGCTCCATTGTCCGGGTGCGCCGTGGTTCTTCTGGGGGCGCAGATAATGGGTTACGACCTGATAGCGCAGGGTAAAGATGTAGGCGCGGTTGATATGCGGCTGTTGCAGCAGCGAGGACATCACCTGGTCGCCGACCTGTTTGTTTCTGAGGGTCAGAACAATGGTGCTATTGGCGGCCAGAACCTCGGCCAGCGCGTAATTATGTTCTACCATGTTACGTCGGAACGAGACGATTTCCACCGCCATGAATGCGCTGGCGGACAACACCAGTACCACGGCGCAGGTCAGCATCATAAGGCCCGTCAGTTTCTTTTTGAGCGTGGCGTGACGGAATCCGAACATCTGCTCCCAACCCTGTTTCCATACGAAAACGGTGCTTTTGCCGCGCATGACCACCGATCTCAAAACACGGTGGCGCCCCTCTGACACAAGATCAGCCGGTACGAAATACTAACAAAGGGCTCATGTAAAACAAAGTCTATTTTCCTGCGTAAAGCCCTCCGGATAAAACAAAGGCCCCGCAACCGTCCAGAAGTTTCGGGGCCATCGCATCCGCTGCGTCAAAACAGCTATTCGCTTTTGCCGGTACGAATGAAAATCTCCCGCGCCAGCTGCTCGTCCACGGCAAACTCAGAGTTGCCAACATGAAAAATGAAGGAAGGAAACCGTCGGTTGAGCCGTACCCGATTGCCCGGCAACACGCCCAGAGACATCAGTTTCTGCATTTTTTTGGCATCGCTGGTGGCTAGATAGGCAATCTCGCCCTCCTGCCCCACCTTCATTTCGGTGAGGGGCACGACGCCGATGTCCGCCGCGCGCCGTGCAGCCCGGCAACACTCACCGGGAGGAATGGGACGGCCGTGGGGACAGGTTGTGGGGTGATTCAGAAGGGTGCAGATTCGGGTATCGACCCCTTCGTTGAGGAGATGCTCGAATTCACAGGCCTTGGCATTGGCATTGCTGCCTTTGAGATCAAGAATATCCATCATCAGACGCTCGGCCAGACGGTGGCGACGCACCACTTTTTCGCCGGCCAGGCGTCCTTCGGAGCGCAGATAGACCCGCTCTCCCTTGATTTCAACCAGGGCCTTACGTTCGAGATCCAGCAGCGCCGCATCGTCGGCCTTGACATTCAGCGCTTCGAAGGAGGCCGAGTTGTCCCCCTCTTCAACGACCGCGATCCAAACGGCTTCCAGCAAATCTTCAGCCCTTTCCGAGCGTTCCATCAATCGTTCTCCTTGGATTTATCTTTTTCGCTCCATCGGCGCAAAAAGCCGGGAACAACGGGATTTTCGTAACCACACCAGGGACAGTGAATCTTCCGGCATCCTCCCGGGCACGCTCCGCAAGGTTTCTGTTCCAACTTGTCGGGAGGCGGCAGCTCGCGGCCGCAAAAACCGCACTTCATACCAGCCACCCGGTAAAACCGAGGACCACATTGAGACTCCAGCCGACGCTGAAAGCCAACAGGGTAACCAGCAGGAAGATGCCGGCGGAGACCTTCCAGCCACGCTCCTTCTTCATCATGAGGAACTGGGCGATGCAAGGCACAAACAGTGTCATGGTGACGGCTGCCACAGTCAATTGGCGCGGCGTCAGCAATCCCTGGGCGTGCATGTCGTAAAGTCCGGCAGCACCGAAATCACGCCGGAAAAAACCGAAAATGAAGGCGGCGGTGGTTTTTGCGGGCAGCCCCAGTGCGGCTATGGCAGGTGACATGCCCCGCACCAGGGCATTCAGTCCGCCGGTCATCTTGCCGGCCCACAGCAGAACCGAAGCGAAGATGAACAACGGAAAGATTTCCAGAAAATACCACTGCATGCGGCTCACCGTCTTTATGACAACATTACGGGCCTGGGGCAACCGCATGGGCGGCAACTCCATGTAGAACATGGGGCGCTCTCCCGGCAACAGACGGGCGGACAGCAGGCCCACCAGCAGAAAAACAACCGTTATGCAGGCGATCCAGGTCGGCAAGGCGCCCGGCACGCCGGAAAGCAGGCCCATGATAACTCCGAGCTGAGCACTGCAGGGAATTGCCAGCGCCAGCAACAGCGTGACGATGATCCTTTCACGCACCGTTTCCAGTGTTCGCGTTACCATGGTCGCCATGGTGTCGCATCCGAAACCCAACACCATGGGTATTACCGCCCGGCCGTTCAGCCCGATTTTTTTAAAGATCCGATCCACAAGCATGGCCAGGCGTGGGAAATAGCCGACATCCTCCATGATGGAAAAAGCCAGAAAGAAAGTGCCGACGATCGGCAGTACCAGAGCTACCGCATAGCGCACTCCAAGGGTGAATATACCGTATTCGCCGACCAGCAGTTCCCGCAGCCAGTACCAGTCCGTAAGCCGATGCACCAGGTCAATCACCCAGGGGTTCAGGTAATTTTCGAACAGCTGCCCTTCAAGCAGGTCCACCAGGGTGCCGGCACCGAAACTGCCCACAAACAGATAAATGCCGAAATAAAGCGCCAGTAGCAGCAGGGGGAAGCCGGTCCAGGGATTGATGGTCCAGGCCGCCAGCTTTTCGAAAAAGCCCGGTTTTCGATCGGCCTGCTGATAAATGACTTCTTCCAGAATGGCGCGACAGATCCTTTTGCGTTCAAGGCTGATGCGCAAGTTCAGATCCAGGCGCCGCTCGTAAACCGTTTCGTTGACCGCCGCCTCGATGGTCTTCAGGTTGTCGCAACATTCGGCGGCCCGCACCAGCTTCCAGGCATCCTCGTCCTTCTGCAGCAGCAGCAAGCCCATGGAACGCGGCACCAGGGTGTAATCGCCTTTGAGATGTTCCGAAACCTTGGCAATATCCTTTTCCAGTTCACGGGAATAGCCGAACACCGCTTTCACGGCAGGATCGTAGTCGGCTATGACCTGGCGCAATTCGCTCAAACCACGTTTTCGCGCCATGGCCCCACCTATCACGGGGATGCCGAGTTTTTCCTGCAACAGCGGAATGTCAATACGCATTCCCCGTCGTTCGGCTTCATCCATAATATTGACCAGCAGCACCACCGGAAGCCCGGCCTCCACCAACTGCAGGGTCATGGGCAGCATGCGCTCGAGATTGCGGGCATCGATAACATGAACGACGGTGTGGGCTTTTTCCTTCAGGAGAATTTCCCGGCCGACACGTTCTTCTTCTGTAATCGGCAACAGTGAATACATGCCCGGCGTGTCGAGCACCTGATAGGAAACCCCTTCGATTTCACAATTGCCCCGGGATACCTCCACGGAGGTGCCGGGATAATTGGACACAACCGTATACGCCCCGGTCAGGGCGTTGAAAAGAACACTTTTGCCGACATTCGGACTACCGACCAGCACAATCTTGCGGACGGTGGAAGCAACTTCTGTTTGACCTGCCATGACGAAATCATTCCAGATGGGGTTGCAAAGAAAAAAAACGAAAAACTTGTTGTATAGATGGCCAGTTTCAGGAGGAGGAACACTTGGCGCAACGGCCGTATATTTCCAGACGGTGATCGGTCATGACGAAGCCATGCTCATGTGCAACCTGTTTCTGCAGTTCCTCGATACGCGCATTCTCGAACTCGATAATTTCACCGCATTCAACGCAGATGAGATGATCATGATGATAGCCGCGGTGAGCGACTTCGTAAAGGGACTGACCGCCGCCAAAGTCACGCTCTTTGGCAAGGCCACATTCCGCCAGCAGCTTGAGCGTCCGGTAAACTGTCGCATAGCCGATATGGGAATGCTTTTTTCGAACCCGGTGATAAAGTTCCTCGGTCGACAGATGGGCGGCAGCACGGAGAAATTCATCCAGAATGATTTCCCGCTGACGCGTAAGCTTGAGTCCCTGCTGGCTGATATAATTTCGGAACATCTCGCGTTTGTCGGCCATGGCACCTCCGATGAAATTGAATATCAAATTACCAGAGGCAACCGGCGCATGTCAAGATGCAACCGGGGCCGGCGGCACCTGAGCCAGATCACCCGACAACCGGCAGCCATTGATAAAAAATGGCGGTCAAATAGCTGAAACCATTAAAAAATAGTAGAAGCCCTACAATCATGAGCATGATGCCGGTGAGCACCTCGGCGAGACGAATATGCTTGCGGAAGCGATTAAAAAACCGCAGAAATCCGTGAAACATCAGGCCGGAAACCAGAAACGGCAACCCCAGACCGGCAGAATAGCTGGCGAGCAGGATGCCGCCACGCAAGGAACTTCCGGAAGATCCCGCCGCCATGGTCAGCACCGATCCGAGGATCGGCCCGGTACAGGGTGTCCATCCGGCTGAAAAAACCAGACCGACAAGAAACGAACCAAAATAGCCGGCCGGCTTGTTGTGAATATGGACACGCTTTTCACCCAGCAAAATGCCGAAGTGAAAAAGCCCGGTCAAATGTATGCCGAACAGAAAAACAAGCAGTCCTCCAAGCTTCTGAACCCAACGCAAACCATCCTGCAAAAGGCCGAAAAGACTGCCGGCAACCACTCCCATGACGGTATATACCAATGAAAAACCCGCGATGAACAGCAGGCAGTGCAAAACCACCTGCCAGCGAACCCTGCTTCCGGGATGAGATTGCTGCAATTGCTGAAAACTCAACCCAGTAATATAGGTGATAAAGGATGGGATCAGCGGCAGCACACACGGCGAGACAAACGAAGCCAGTCCTGCCGAAAAAGCAATCCAGAAGGTAATATCGCCCGCCTGCATCAATAACGTCCTTCCGTTATCGGTTTTGCCGGGGCGACCAAGCTTTCCGCATCGCCGCACACGCCCGTAGCGGGCCGCAACAGCCTGAAATCCGCAGTGAATTCCGCCACCGCATGGTCCTGATCATCCTGAAGATCCACGTGGACAAGGTACCGGCGGCCATCGATCTGCTTTACCGTGGCAGCAGCGGTTACCGTACCCTGGCGAACCGGCGCGAGGAACCGCATGGAGAGGTTGCGGGTCGCGAAAGGCGTCGAGACCGGCAAGCAGGTTTTGACCGCCATGGCGGCCGCCGTATCGGCCAGTGCGGTCAAGGCACCACCGTGCAAAAAGCCGCCCCCCTGAGAAAGTTTTACGACAAAGGGCATCGTCAACACAGCGCGCCCGTCACAGGCTTCGATAATGGACATTCCCACCAGTTTTTCAAACGGCGCCAGATCGACCCACCCTTCCATCTCGAACTGAGAGTCGGCGGGATTTCGCGGACTGTCGCCATCGACCAGAACTTTCATTGCGGACACTCCATGCTAAAAGAACATTGCAAACACCCGAAGCGGCAGGGTATGGTCGCAGGAAATCCAGCGGGGAATTCCCATGCAGCACTTTTTAAACACCCTGAACATCATCCTGCCAGTGTTTGCCGTCATCACTCTCGGCGTCATTTTGCGTCGAATCGGCCTTATTGACCAGACTTTTCTGCAACAGATCAACCGACTGCTGTATTATGTTTTTCTGCCGCTGCTGCTTTTCTACAAAATCAGCACGGCCGACTTCGCGACAAGCTTCAGCCCCAGGCTCACCCTGGCCATGATTGCCACATTGAGCCTGGGGGCCCTGCTGTCCTATGCCGCCGCATACCTGCTCGGTTATCCGCCGGAGGATCGCGGCACTTTCAGTCAGGGCGGTTTCCGCGGCAACCTTGCCTATGTAGGACTGCCCATCATCATGAGCGCTTACGGCGACGCCGGTTTCACCCGGGCCGGACTTCTCATGGGATGCCTGGTTCCGATCATCAATGTGTGGTCCATTCTGGTGCATATCATGGCGCAGCGCCACCAGCAACCCGAACGGCATTGGCGCCTGATCCGCCATCAACTGCTGTGCAATCCGCTTATCCTCGGTGCTGCCGCGGGTATTTTCTGGAACCTGGCAAAATGGCCCGTAGCGGGCGTGGCCGAACGAAGCCTGCACATGGTTACGGCGGCAACCCTGCCCCTGGCCCTGCTGACCATCGGCGGCGTGTTTTCACCGCGACAGCTGCAGGGGGACTTGAAACAGGCCGGGCTCGCCACCCTATTCAAGCTGGTCCTGTTTCCAATGCTGAACCTGCTGATCCTCTTGCCGATGCACCTGTCCACGATGGATCTCGGCATCGCCGTGCTGCTTGCCGCCACGCCCACCGCCGCCGCGAGTTATGTCATGGCGCAGGAACTGGGTGGCAATCCCCGCCTGGCCAGTTCCATTATCATCCTCTCAACCCTGTTTTCGGCGGTGAGCGTCACACTGCTGCTGCTGCTGTTGAGCTTTCTGCAGGGCATGCCAGCCTCATAGCGGTTCGCGGCAGCGGCACAAGGGTACCAAACACAAAGAGCCAGACAGGGTGTCCGGCTCTTTGTGTCCATACATTTATCGAGCAGAAGCTCTATTCCAGGATCAGCAGCAATTCGCCCTGCTCCACCTGGGTTCCCTCCCTGATCAGAATCTCGGCAACCACGCCGTCCTTTTCGGCTTTGACATTGGTCTCCATCTTCATCGCTTCGGTAGACAACAGAATATCGCCTTTTTTCACAACACAACCGACATCGACCAGAATCCGGAACACTTTGCCGGGCATCGGCGCACCGACATGATGCAGATTGTCCGGATCGGCCTTGCGATGCTTGATCTGATCGTCGGCTACCGAAAGGTCGGGAACCATGATCTGGCGCGGTTCGCCATTGAGCTCGAAATAGATGTCGCGATGTCCGTCATCCTGAATCCGGCCGATGGCATTGAGCTGCACCAGCAGGTTTTTGCCCGGCTCCATTTCTACGGTACATTCGTCGCCGAGATCCAGACCATAGAAGAACACCGGCGTCGGCAGCACCGACGTGTCCTGGTATTCCGTTCGATGTGCATCGAACTCCTCGAAAACGCCGGGGTAAAGCACCGCCGACAACACGTCCCGCTCCGAAACCGGATGGCCGAGTTTGTTCTCCAATTCCTGACGTTTGGCGACGAAATCGACCGGTTCGAGAAATTCACCAGGGCGGCAGGTCAAAGGTTCCTCGCCCTTGAGAACGATCTTCTGCAGTTTCTCGGGGAAACCACCGTGAGGTTGCCCGATCATGCCCTTGAAGAAATCAACCACACCCTGCGGAAAAGTCAGTTCCTGCCCCCGTTCGTAAACATCCTCCGGTTGCAGATTGTTCTGCACCATGAACATGGTCATGTCGCCGACGATCTTGGATGACGGCGTGACCTTGATGATGTCGCCGAACATGTCGTTGACTTTGC
This portion of the Syntrophotalea acetylenica genome encodes:
- a CDS encoding metal-dependent transcriptional regulator is translated as MERSERAEDLLEAVWIAVVEEGDNSASFEALNVKADDAALLDLERKALVEIKGERVYLRSEGRLAGEKVVRRHRLAERLMMDILDLKGSNANAKACEFEHLLNEGVDTRICTLLNHPTTCPHGRPIPPGECCRAARRAADIGVVPLTEMKVGQEGEIAYLATSDAKKMQKLMSLGVLPGNRVRLNRRFPSFIFHVGNSEFAVDEQLAREIFIRTGKSE
- a CDS encoding cytochrome c biogenesis CcdA family protein, which produces MQAGDITFWIAFSAGLASFVSPCVLPLIPSFITYITGLSFQQLQQSHPGSRVRWQVVLHCLLFIAGFSLVYTVMGVVAGSLFGLLQDGLRWVQKLGGLLVFLFGIHLTGLFHFGILLGEKRVHIHNKPAGYFGSFLVGLVFSAGWTPCTGPILGSVLTMAAGSSGSSLRGGILLASYSAGLGLPFLVSGLMFHGFLRFFNRFRKHIRLAEVLTGIMLMIVGLLLFFNGFSYLTAIFYQWLPVVG
- a CDS encoding AEC family transporter, giving the protein MQHFLNTLNIILPVFAVITLGVILRRIGLIDQTFLQQINRLLYYVFLPLLLFYKISTADFATSFSPRLTLAMIATLSLGALLSYAAAYLLGYPPEDRGTFSQGGFRGNLAYVGLPIIMSAYGDAGFTRAGLLMGCLVPIINVWSILVHIMAQRHQQPERHWRLIRHQLLCNPLILGAAAGIFWNLAKWPVAGVAERSLHMVTAATLPLALLTIGGVFSPRQLQGDLKQAGLATLFKLVLFPMLNLLILLPMHLSTMDLGIAVLLAATPTAAASYVMAQELGGNPRLASSIIILSTLFSAVSVTLLLLLLSFLQGMPAS
- the feoB gene encoding ferrous iron transport protein B; translation: MAGQTEVASTVRKIVLVGSPNVGKSVLFNALTGAYTVVSNYPGTSVEVSRGNCEIEGVSYQVLDTPGMYSLLPITEEERVGREILLKEKAHTVVHVIDARNLERMLPMTLQLVEAGLPVVLLVNIMDEAERRGMRIDIPLLQEKLGIPVIGGAMARKRGLSELRQVIADYDPAVKAVFGYSRELEKDIAKVSEHLKGDYTLVPRSMGLLLLQKDEDAWKLVRAAECCDNLKTIEAAVNETVYERRLDLNLRISLERKRICRAILEEVIYQQADRKPGFFEKLAAWTINPWTGFPLLLLALYFGIYLFVGSFGAGTLVDLLEGQLFENYLNPWVIDLVHRLTDWYWLRELLVGEYGIFTLGVRYAVALVLPIVGTFFLAFSIMEDVGYFPRLAMLVDRIFKKIGLNGRAVIPMVLGFGCDTMATMVTRTLETVRERIIVTLLLALAIPCSAQLGVIMGLLSGVPGALPTWIACITVVFLLVGLLSARLLPGERPMFYMELPPMRLPQARNVVIKTVSRMQWYFLEIFPLFIFASVLLWAGKMTGGLNALVRGMSPAIAALGLPAKTTAAFIFGFFRRDFGAAGLYDMHAQGLLTPRQLTVAAVTMTLFVPCIAQFLMMKKERGWKVSAGIFLLVTLLAFSVGWSLNVVLGFTGWLV
- a CDS encoding LVIVD repeat-containing protein, with protein sequence MRPGINRLFLVSGGCALAYLALVGFLLFSIFKPVPLPEEIVVTSLQSRNRKTADGSLITLCGQGFSQDLKAFLNLDIGNHFAIVGKMPSWGIAKAVAARGHLGFLGDTIRGLQVVDLADVTRPKMVGALKLSGWPWKLAVQDARVYVAAYKDGVHVVDVEHPENPRLLASLDTPGTVLDIIVEGDRAYVADGPAGVHVVDLRDQPRILTTLDTPGVASGLWKAGRYLYVADGEAGFQVLRCLPNDGLEKVSVVDTPGQATAIAVLDNRAYVADKSGGIQVISVAQPQRPRHLGSTPLLGSARSLEWIDGVLWVAADLGGMHVFQPDADGGLHFMGAIDTPGASWDVAAVGRHVLVADAKRGLQVLSRDCVSHLARPRVLTLPGVAQGLLAKRGWIYVAGGRSGLQVLENHRDGLRLVETVDTPGLAIDVAADDQRVFVADGAKGIHAITLRDKKHRIDDSLLLPGKLKRLVCRQHKLFVADLNGTLHVVDAKPGEKMRPLAAMPVTHPFLDIAVSNDYAYLACGSMGIFIVDVRHPERPVMVGKVALPDYLLPFACATSLVVDGQRLFVANGLAGLQIYNLDNPEQPRLVGSLSTAGNAMSLAVSGQQVYVADTRGGLQVVDCRNPDAPQTLGLLGFSIKTKGMAVVGEELIAATNLGGVIAVPLPFRISQTTRTGTDRVELSVPEGLKAGTYALCLSDGRKNLVLPDALVVD
- a CDS encoding PaaI family thioesterase; translated protein: MKVLVDGDSPRNPADSQFEMEGWVDLAPFEKLVGMSIIEACDGRAVLTMPFVVKLSQGGGFLHGGALTALADTAAAMAVKTCLPVSTPFATRNLSMRFLAPVRQGTVTAAATVKQIDGRRYLVHVDLQDDQDHAVAEFTADFRLLRPATGVCGDAESLVAPAKPITEGRY
- a CDS encoding ATP-binding protein, translating into MRGKSTVFVWKQGWEQMFGFRHATLKKKLTGLMMLTCAVVLVLSASAFMAVEIVSFRRNMVEHNYALAEVLAANSTIVLTLRNKQVGDQVMSSLLQQPHINRAYIFTLRYQVVTHYLRPQKNHGAPGQWSAGMDPSTFELLARTVETDQRVHSFSPRSLAVVVPVRHMGRTIGMVYLQSGLGEFYLWLRSYALSVLAVLALSCLTGYFVARYLQSLVSRPILHLANKMRVVSGSQDFSVRVVNPANDEVGVLFQGFNRMLEQLESRDKQLEEYRYHLEEQVLKQTRELRETNDELHQTVEQLARARQAAEAANQAKSRFLANMSHEIRTPMIGVIGVSELLLKTGLDGQQRELAHMIQGSGESLLNILNDILDFSKIEAGRLVLETVPFNLLAVVEEPVALLAKAAHDKNLELICRIDPGTPVSLLGDPARLRQIVFNLVGNAVKFTERGDVTVRFGCREEDDSGACIYLEVRDTGIGIEPEAQQRIFESFSQADSSTTRHFGGTGLGLAIVKQLIEHMGGHIHLESARGDGSVFTCCIPLQKHEDRCWPGTVPPPGQAAAKALVAVAHTGLRDMLVEQLDAMHLAVETLSLNAPLSDEMIADSCRGANLRLVLTDACLLRDNPVLHDHFEKNCPKNCRRVVMTPRGLLCPEGGSGSLWEVLVKPVCPSQLHRMVAGLPVDVVACEPETAATVSGLAENGQKFVQRPRVLLAEDNPTTRRMITISLQSRGCQVVAAENGEQAVAEAMEQIFDLILMDCQMPIMDGYQAAAQLRHAGIKAPIIALTAHSRGEIDDQCRQCGMDDYLAKPFKHEHLFRLIRKWVPGSPERNDASLLAPDDWINHAPRN
- a CDS encoding Fur family transcriptional regulator, yielding MADKREMFRNYISQQGLKLTRQREIILDEFLRAAAHLSTEELYHRVRKKHSHIGYATVYRTLKLLAECGLAKERDFGGGQSLYEVAHRGYHHDHLICVECGEIIEFENARIEELQKQVAHEHGFVMTDHRLEIYGRCAKCSSS